CCCATCCCGCGCTGTTTACCCACCGGGATCCGAAAAAGGTGGTGATTGTCGGCGGCGGCGATTGCGGCACGCTCAAGGAAGTGCTCAAGCACCCGGGCGTGGAAGAAGCCTGGCAGGTGGAAATCGACGAGCGGGTTACCCGCATGTCAGAGAAGTATTTCCCCGAGTTGTGTGAAGCCAACAACGACCCCCGTGCCAATTTCTTCTTCGGGGACGGCATCCGGTGGATGCGTGATATCGAGCCGAACAGTGTCGACATCATCATCATCGACAGCACCGATCCGGTTGGCCCGGCGGAAGGCCTGTTCGCCCTGGATTTTTACCGCGATGCCATGCTGGCGCTGCGTGAGGGTGGCATTATCGTGCAGCAGAGCGAGTCCCCCCTGCTGCACACCGACACCATCATCAAGGGCATCCACGAGGACATGCGCAAGGCCGGTTTCGAGCACGTCCAGACTCTGCCATTCCCGCAGCCGGTTTATCCCACGGGGTGGTGGAGCTGCACCATGGCCAGCAAGGAGAACCCGATCAAATACTTCCGCGAGGACGATGCCAACAACCGACCGTTCGTGACCCGCTACTACAACGCCGGAATCCATCACGGTGCGCTCGCCATGCCGCAGTTCATGGTGGACGCGCTGGAGGATGAGGTTCGGCCGGAGGAAGGTTAAACCGGATCGGGTTGAGCAGAAAAAAAAGAGAGGGGCGCCAATCGGCGCCCCTCTCCGGTTTTGCGTAGTCAGCGTTTACTGCTTGCCGCTGACAAACTCTGGATAGGCTTCCATGCCACACTCGGACAGATCCACGCCTTCGTACTCTTCCTCTTCGCTCACTCTCAGGCCCATCACGGCCTTGAGGATGCCCCAGACAACCAGGCTGGCAACGAAGACCCACACGAAGATGGTAATGGCGCCGATAATCTGGCCGGAGAAGCTGACGTCGCTGTTGGTGACCGGCACCAGCAGCAGACCCAGAAGGCCACAGACACCGTGAACCGAGATCGCGCCGACCGGATCATCGATGCGCAGCTTGTCCATGGTGACGATGCTCAGCACAACCAGTACACCGCCGAAGGCGCCGAACAGGGTGGCAGTCAGGGCGCTCGGAGTGGACGGCTCGGCGGTGATAACCACCAGGCCAGCCAGGGCGCCGTTCAGCAGCATGGTCAGGTCGGCCTTGCCGAACATCAGGCGGGCGGTGATCAGGGCAGCGACAGCACCACCCGCGGCAGCGGTGTTGGTGTTCAGGAACACCATGGCCACGGAGTTGGCGCTGGCAATATCGCCCAGCTTCAGAACCGAGCCGCCGTTAAAGCCGAACCAGCCCATCCACAGGATGAAGGTACCGAGCGTTGCCAGCGGCAGGTTGGCGCCCGGGAAGGCCCGGATTTCGCCATTAGGGCCATACTTGCCTTTCCGTGAGCCCAGCAGCAGGACACCGGCCAGAGCGGCGGTTGCACCGGCCAGGTGAACGATGCCAGAACCGGCGAAGTCGCTGAAACCAAGGTCGCCCAGGGTGTACATGCCGAATACGGACGCACCGCCCCAGGTCCAGGCACCTTCCAGCGGGTAGATGAAGCCAGTCATGAAGACCGCAAATACCAGGAAGGCCCAGAGCTTCATGCGCTCGGCCACGGCACCGGAGACGATGGACATGGCGGTCGCGACGAATACAACCTGGAAGAAGAAGTCCGACGCGCCAGAGTAGATGGAGCCACCCTCGAAGCCGCCGTCACGGCTGGCGAATTCGCCCAGAACCGCAGTGGTGTCGACATCAGCAATGCCCGACAGGAAGATGCTGCCGCCGTACATGATGGCGTAACCGCACACCAGGTACATGATGCAGGAAATGGCAAACAGGGCCACGTTCTTGGTCAGTATTTCGGTGGTGTTCTTGGCGCGCACCAGACCGGATTCGAGCATGGCAAAGCCAGCCGCCATCCACATTACTAATGCACCGCACACCAGGAAATAAAAGGTATCTATAGCGTACTGCAGGTGAAAGATATTGCTTTCCATTTGAAGCCCTCCGCACGAGGCTTTTCAGGTTATAAATTTTTTTGCGTTGGCTGTTCGAAATATCAGAGCTGGTTCAGACCGCTTCTTCGCCGGTTTCGCCAGTCCGGATCCGGATGGCCTGCTCCAGTTCGGTCACGAAGATCTTGCCGTCACCGATCTTGCCGGTATTGGCCGCTTTGGTGATGGATTCGATAACCTGATCCAGCAGGTTGTCGCCGATGGCAACCTCCACTTTGACCTTGGGCAGGAAATCCACCACGTATTCCGCGCCACGATACAGTTCTGTGTGTCCTTTCTGCCGACCGAAGCCTTTGACTTCAGTGACGGTTACGCCTTGTACGCCAATCTCGGATAGTGCCTCACGGACATCATCCAATTTGAAAGGCTTGATGATCGCTGTCACAAGTTTCATTGCTTTCTCCTTGGTAAAGCCGTCCCAACAGTGAGGGCCCGTCGGCCAGTTGTTGAGCTCGGGATGCTGCCACCTCGCACACCAATTGTGCGGATTGCGTACGAGGGCTTTAGCATCGGGTATGCCAACGCAAAAAAATACTGGTAAAACAATAACCTGAAATATCCGCGTGCCAGAATGGCGCAGGGATGTGCACCAATATGGAGCGGACAGGCGGCCAGTGAGCCAAAGTGGAGCGGGGCCACTGGTCGCGCTCCCGCCATTATAAGGCGGACCGGGTACAGTATGGCAGGGGCAGCGGTGTGATACACTCCTGCAAACCGGTGAGAGCCATTGTGTTTTTGTCGAAGCCGGGTATTTCTGAAATCAGTGAGGTGATGCGTGAAAGGTCCACAGGATATCTTCGCCCAGTTACAGGGGCAGTTTGGTCAGTTTGTTCCCGATATGGCACGCGCTGCCCGCGAGGATTTCGAAACCCAGGCCCGGGCAACGGTGATGTCGATCCTTGCCCGGCTGGAGCTGGTAACCCGTGAGGAGTTCGACGCCCAGCAGGCGGTGCTGCTGAAGACCCGTGAAAAGGTGGACGCCCTCGAAAAGCGGGTCGCCGATCTGGAAAAATCCCTGCAGGATCAATAAATCCCGGAATCGCCCGGCAGGACGCCGGGCACAGCAATCCGGTTACCATGGAAGGTTGTCATGCTTGCTATCGTTCATTCCCGCGCCCTGATCGGCGTATCCGCCCCCGCTGTAACCGTTGAGGTTCACCTCTCTGGTGGCCTGCCCGCACTGTCCATTGTCGGCCTTCCTGAGACCGGCGTCCGCGAGAGTAAAGAACGGGTTCGAAGTGCACTGCTGAATGCCGGCTTCGAATTTCCCGCCCGGCGCATAACCATCAATCTCGCTCCTGCAGATCTGCCCAAGGAAGGTGGCCGGTTTGACCTGCCCATTGCCCTTGGCATTCTGGCGGCATCGGGCCAGGTTCCGGCAGAGAGCCTCGCCGACTGTGAGTTCCTGGGCGAACTGTCCCTTGATGGTGCACTGAGGCCACTCAAGGGTGTTCTGCCGGCGGTGCTGGCGGCCCGGCAGGACGGGCGGGCGTTGCTAGTTCCCCACGGTAATGCCAGTGAAGCCGCCCTCGCCAGCCAGGGTGACGTATTGGCGGCGGGCCATTTGCTGACGGTGTGTGAGCATCTCAGTGGCCGGGCCAGGCTGGTGCCGGTGCCGAAGCTGCCATTGGCACGGACGTTGGACAATGCCGGGGAGAGCCCCGACCTGTCCGATGTGCGGGGCCAGCGCGTTCCCCGGCGGGCTCTGGAAGTCGCCGCTGCCGGCGGCCACAACCTGCTGTTCTTCGGTCCGCCCGGCACCGGCAAGAGTATGCTGGCCAGCCGTCTGCCCGGCATTCTTCCGGAACTGGCTGATGACGCCGCCATGGAGGTTGCCAGCGTTCATTCGGTTGCCGGGCTGCCGGTGCGAGACGGCGGTTGGCGCCAGCCGCCGTTCCGGGCGCCCCACCACACCGCATCGGCCGTGGCAATGGTTGGCGGCGGTAGTAGCCCGCGTCCGGGAGAAATCTCCCTGGCCCATCGCGGCGTACTGTTTCTTGATGAGCTGCCAGAGTTCGAACGCCGGGTTCTGGAAGTGCTCCGGGAGCCCATGGAAACCGGGCATATCTCGATCAGCCGGGCGGCGCGCCAGGTGAATTTTCCGGCCCGGTTCCAGGTCGTTGGCGCCATGAACCCGTGCCCCTGCGGTTACAGTGGCCACCCAGCGGTTGAGTGCCAGTGTACACCCCAGCAGGTGACGCGTTATCGTTCGAAAATCTCGGGCCCGCTGTTAGACCGGTTCGACCTGCATGTGGAAGTCCCCGTCCAGGGTGGCAGTGTGCTGATGCAGCAGGGTGGAGACGGAGAGAGCAGCGCCACGGTTCGCCAGCGGGTCATCGAGGCCCGGAGGAGGCAGTCAGAGCGGGGCCTGGTGAATGCCGAGCTGTCGGGCCGGGATCTGCATGCCGCCTGTCGCCTGGCCCCCCAGGGCGAGCAGTTGCTGGCGGGGGCCATGGAGAAACTGGGTCTGTCGGCCCGGGCTTTGCACCGGATCCTGCGGGTGGCCCGCACCCTTGCGGACCTCGAAGGCTGTGATGAACTGCGCCAAAACCATCTGGTTGAGGCGCTTGGTTACCGGCAACTGGACCGCCAGCAGGGGCGTAATTCCGTGGTATCCGCCTGAGCTGCATCACTCTGGTAAACTGTGCCCAAAGCCCGTTAAACACGACCCGCTGACGGCGGTTAAGGATTGCAGATGACTGACCAGAAAGAGCCGCAAGATCATAGAGACGCTAAAGAAGAATCGCCGGTAACCACCCGTCGCGGCGTTCGCAGCTTTGTGCTGCGCCAGGGCCGGATGACCGAAGGCCAGAAAAAGGCGTTCGAGCGGAGCTGGCCAAAATACGGTCTTACTCGTGAAGACGGAATGATCGATCCGCGCCAGGTGTTTGGCCGGGACGCCATGCTGAACCTGGAGATCGGTTTCGGCATGGGCAAATCCCTGGCCGAGATGGCCGAAGCTGCGCCGGAGCAGGACTTTATCGGCGTTGAGGTGCACCAGCCCGGCGTCGGGGCACTGCTCAAGGACATCGAGGATCGTGGCCTGGAAAACGTCCGGATCTACAGTATTGACGCCAATGACGTGATCGACCTGTGTCTGCCGGATGCCTGTCTTGATCGGGTGATGGTGTTCTTCCCGGATCCGTGGCACAAGAAAAGGCACCATAAGCGCCGGCTGATCCAGCATGAGTTTGTTCAGCGCGTCCGCCACAAGCTTCGGGTCGGCGGTATTCTGCACCTGGCCACCGACTGGGAGAACTACGCGGAGCACATGATGGAAATCATGGGTGCGTCCGAGGGGTTTGCCAACATGCAGGAGTCCGGGGGCTATTCACCGCGCCCGGACGACCGCCCGGTGACCAAGTTTGAAAAGCGGGGAGAGAACCTGGGCCACGGTGTCTGGGATCTGCTGTTTTACCGCACCAACTGATCTCCGCAGGTCGGCTTAGTGATGCGCCAGCGGATGGCGCCGCGCGGCCCGGAGAATCACAAGCCCGGCGGTGCCCAAAGTCAGGGCAGTAAATTTGATCAGGGCGCAGAGGGTCGCCCACAGGCTCACCGCGTCAGTCGGCGGATCAAAGTTATTGAACAGCAGGATATTCTCTGCAAAATCCGCCAGGCCGGCGGCGACAAACAAGGCCCGCACCCATCTCGCGCCCACCCGCTCTCGAACCCCCGGGCGATCCCGTGTCAGGTGCCTGGTCAGGTGAAACAGGGCCAGCAGGTAGATGGGGATAAACAGGAAATCCAGCCACAAAGAGATCTTGGCCCAGCCAATGCCATCACTGCGCCAGCTACGCAGGATGGCGTGAGCCTGATCTGCGGTACCGGCAAGCTGATAACTGACGATGCCCTGGGGGGCGGAAGCCGTCTGCAGTGGCTGGTTGACCAGCAACAGGGCGAGCAACACCAGAACCAGCGCCACCAGGCTGGCTTTCAGGGTTTTGGGCAGGGCTGCCAATCCGTGTGCAGGGTCCATTATAGAAATCGCTCCAGCAGGCTGTTCAGGTATCTCTGGCCCAGGGGGGTCGCTTGCAGCCGGTCACTGACCAGCAGTTTGTCATCGCGTACTGTTTTAAGTTTTACCCCAACTGACGACAGCGGTAAACCCGTGCGCTGGTAAAAAAGGTCTTCACTGACGCCGTCTGTGAGCCGGAGGGCGTTCATCAGGAACTCCAGTGGCAGGTCTTCGTCGGTAATGCTGTTACTGCCTGCTGTCCGGCTGCCAATTCGGTTGAGGTAGGCCTCGGGCTGGCGGGTCTTCCAGTAGCGCCGGATACTGCCATCGGCAAGACTGATTTTGCCATGGGCTCCGGCTCCGAGCGCCAGGTAGTCGCCAAAGGTCCAGTAATTAAGATTATGGCGGGAAGCCCGCCCCTCGAGGCTCCAGGCCGACACTTCGTAGTCCCGGTATCCCTGCTGGTGCAGAAACCCGGCGCCCCGGCAATAAATGTCCCAGAGGTGATCGTCATCCGGCAAATCCGGTGGCCGGCTGTAAAACTCGGTGTTTGGCTCCAGAGTCAGTTGGTACCAGGACAGATGGGGCGGCTGGTAATGCAGGGCGGTTCTGAGATCCTCCAGTGCCTGCTCCGATGTCTGGCCCGGTAAGCCGTGCATCAGATCTATGTTGAAGTTCTCGAACCCGGCCTGGCGGGCGGCGGTGATGGCACGGTGAGCCGCCTGGCTGTCGTGAATGCGCCCAAGGGCTTTCAGGTGGTTGGCGTTGAAGCTCTGAACCCCGATCGAGAGCCGGTTGATGCCAGCGTCCCGGAAGGCCTCAAGGCGGCCTGCCTCCAGCGTGCCAGGGTTGGCTTCCAGCGTGATCTCGGCATCTGGTGAAATGTTGAGCCTCGCCCGCACGTGGGTAAACAGCCGCTGATAGAACTCACCACTCATCAGTGACGGTGTTCCGCCACCGATAAAGACGGTTTCCACTGGGCGGCCGGAGGCGAAGGCCAGATCCTGCTCAAGGTCTTCGAGCAGGGCATCAAGGTAGGCAGATTCGGGAATGGCGCCCGTGGCAGCGTGGGAGTTGAAATCGCAGTAAGGACACTTGCGCACGCACCAGGGCACATGAATGTACAGGCTAAGGGGCGGGGAAACCGACAAGGGGTTCAGTGCTCCGCCCGGAGCTGCTCTGCCAGTAATTTCAGGGCCCGGCCCCGATGACTGATGCGGCTTTTCTCGGCACGGGACATTTCTGCCGCGCTGCACCCCTGCTCCGGTGCCAGGAACACCGGGTCATACCCGAAACCGCCATCGCCTCGGGGGGCCCGGAGGATCGACCCGGGCCAGCGGCCATGACAAATCACCGGGGTCGGGTCATCGGCGTGGCGAAGGTACACCAGTACGCAGTGGAACTGCGCGCCCCGCAGCTCATCAGGAACGTCTTTCATGGCCTCAAGCAGGGCCTTCACGTTGTCCTGGTCCGTGGCATTGTCGCCGGCAAAGCGGGCAGAACGCACGCCAGGCCGGCCAGCCAGGGCATCCACGGCCAGCCCGCTGTCGTCTGCCAGGGCGGGAAGGCCGGTTTCCCGTGCTGCGTGTCTTGCCTTGAGAATGGCGTTTTCGACAAAGGTCACGGCGGGTTCTTCGGCCTCACCCACGCCAAGCTCGCCCTGGGCGACGGGGGTCATGCCCAGTGGCGCCAGCAGTTCGGCCAGCTCGGCAATTTTGCCCTGGTTGTTGCTGGCAATTACAAGCTTTTCGGTCATATCAGGCTCAGTCGCTGAACAGTGTGTGGGCAAAGCGAATCGCCAGGTCGTTCGGGTAGCCGTTCGGGCGTGCTGTGATGTTGAAGGTCATCAACTGGCCAGAGGTGTACTGGTACTCGGCGATGAAATAAACAGCGTCACCTTCCTGAATCCGCCGGAAGGCCAGAAATCGCACCTGCTGGATATCATTGGACACCTTGCCCTCAACCTGGCCGGTTACGGGGGCCAGGGTCCCGTCTTCGTTTTCCTTCATGATGGCGATGTTGACTATACCAATGCCCTTGCTGCGTTGAAGGTCGTTGGCTTTGGCAACGTCCGGTGCCAGGAAGGTGCTGGGCAGCACGCTCCAGAGCACGGTGTAGTCCCCGAAATCTTCAGAACCGGCCTGGGCCTGGACGCTGAACAGGCCAGCCAGCGCGATAACCAGCAGGCTGCGGAATGTGCAAATGGCTTTTTTGATCATTGCTCTGTCTCCCGTGCAATTCGGTAAATGGCAATCTCGCCCAACAGGTTGGGCCACAGGCGTGCCAGCCAGCTGTTCTGGTGCTGACCGTCCACCACCCGCCGGCTTTTGATCCTGATGCCTTTCTGCCGGCACAGAGCTTCGAAATCCTTGAAGGTGCACAGCCGTATGTTGGGGGTGTTATACCATTTATACGGCAGTGCTTCGGATTCGGGCATGCGCCCGCTGAGAGCCAGCCCCCAGCGCAGCCGCCAGTGGGCAAAGTTGGGGAAGGTAACGATGCCTTCACTGCCGACCCGCAGCATTTCATCGAGGACCTTGTCCGGCCGCCGCACGGCCTGCAGTGCCTGGGTCATCAGAACAACGTCGAAACTGCCGTTATCAAAGTTGCCCAGGCCCTGGGTATCAAGGTTTTGCTCAATGACCGCCACACCCCGCCCCATGCAGGTGGTGATGTGGTCGGGGTTGATCTCCAGGCCGAACCCGCTGGCGCCGCGCTCGCGCTGGAGGAAGTCAAGCAGGGTGCCGTCGCCACAACCGAGATCGAGCACATGGTGGCCGGGCTGAATCCACTGCTGGATGATTTCGAGATCCGGTCTCATGCTCCGACCTCCCGTGCGACGCGATCCATGTAGGCATTGAAAATATCGGTATACCGGGGCGTGGGAATCAGAAAGGCGTCGTGCCCCCAGGGCGCATCTACTTCGGCATAGCTGACCTTGCGCCGGGCGGCGATCATGGCGTTAACCATCTCTTCAGAGCGGGCCGGGGTGAAACGCCAGTCGGTGCTGAACGAAAGCACCAGGTACTCGCAGGTTGCGGCAGCGAGGGCCCTGGAGAGGTCACCACCGAACTCATAGGCCGGATCAAAGTAATCCAGCGCCCGGGTCATCAGCAGGTAGGTGTTGGCATCGAAGGATTCAGAGAACCGTTCGCCCTGGTAGCGCAGGTAGCTTTCTACCTGGAATTCCGCGTCATAGCCGAACTTGTAAGCCTGGTCCCGGAGTTCGCGGCCAAATTTCTCGCCCATGGAGGCATCGGACAGGTAGGTGATGTGCCCGACCATCCTTGCCAGCATGAGGCCCCGACGGGGCAGGGCGTCGAAGTCGTAATAGCGGCCGTCGTGGAATTCCCGGTCTGAGGTGATGGCCTGGCGTGCGACTTCATTGAAGGCGATGTTCTGGGCTGTCAGTCTGGGCGTGGAGGCAATGACCACGGCGTGGCGCAGCCGATCCGGATAGTCCAGGCTCCACTGCAGTGCCTGCATGCCTCCGAGCGAACCGCCGACAACTGCGGCCCAGCAATCAATACCGAGGCGGTCGGCCAGCAGGGCCTGGCTCTTCACCCAGTCGCCGACGGTAATGACCGGGAACTCCGGGCCGTAAGGCTTGCCGGTTGCAGGGTTGTTGCTGCTGGGTCCGGTGCTGCCATGGCAGCCCCCGAGGTTGTTCAGGCTGACGACAAAAAAACGGTCGGTATCAATGGGCTTGCCCGGCCCGATGCAACTGTCCCACCAGCCGGGCTTGCGGTCGTCGGCGGAATGGAAACCGGCGGCGTGATGATGCCCGCTCAGGGCATGGCAGATCAGCACGGCGTTGCTCGCATCGGCGTTCAGCGTGCCGTAGGTCTCGACGACCAGGTCGTAGTTTTCCAGGGTCTGGCCGCAGGCCAGCTCGATGGGAGCGTCGAAATGATAGGTCTGCGGGGTAACTACCCCAACAGAATCCGCAGGCAGGGAATCGGGCATCGGCGCGAGAGGTTCCTGGTTCGATCCGTAAGTGTCTGGAACAGCAACGGCAAAGCCATCGCCAGCCCAGCAGTTTAAAGCCGGGGCGTGATGGCTGCAACCGCCTGCATGGTCGCGGGTGCGGGGCTTATACCGCTCCGGAGATATTGACCACTTTCTGCTGGATCAGGGTAGGGGCCGGTTTACGGATCTGGCGCTGCATGGCATCGGCCAGCTCGAGTTGCCGGCGGAGGTCGGCGATGGTGTGGTTCAGGCGCTGGCGCTCGGCCCGGCTGTCCCGGTCGTTGCGGACCATGTCGCGCAGCCGGCGAATCTGGTGCTCAAGCAGCTGCTTCTGCTCCATCGAGAACTGCATGATGGGCAACAGAGCCTCAGACGGCCAGCGTTCCACGTCCTGGCGCACTCGGCCATGCAGGGTTCGGGCTTCACCCACCATGACATTGAAAAAGCGGCGAACCAGCACCGATTGCTCGGTCAGCAGATTCTTGGGGCTGATTCGGAACCGGCGGGCCTTTTTGCGCAGCTCGCGGATGGCGATAACGTGTCGGCCGGCCCGCAGCGGAATCGGTTCCAGGTGACGGGCCCGGCTGTCCTCGTTGTAGCGACGATAGATGGCGCCCACCATTTTTTCGGCCAGGTGGCCCTCGCTCAGCAGGTTGGTCAGGTCGCTTTCCAGCAGCTCGAAGAACTGATCCATGGCGCGGTTCATGCCGGCGGTCGTCCAGCTTTTCGACATGCTGGTCCTGACACGCTCGGCGTGAGCCTCGAAGCGTTGCTCGCTGACCAGTTTCTTCAGCAGGTCGCCCTGGGAGTCCATCAGGCGCCGGCTCGAACGCAGGGTGATCAGTTTCTTGTAGTAGTAGTCGTAGTCTTTCTGGGCACGCTCGGCGAGCCGGCCCAGTGCCGCCTTGTCCATGGTGACGCCAGCGCAGGCCACGAGCTCCTCTTCCAGCGAGTCGAGCCGGTACTGCATGGCGGCCTGGCTGTTCTGCAGCATGCCAAGCAGATCGTTGATCAGACTCTGGGTGATCAGCTGTTCCTTGTGCATCAGGATGCGCTGGATAATCAGCTGCTCAAGCTGGCCGACATTGGAGCGGTCGAACAGCTCGCTGTCCTTTCTGACCCGTGCCACCAGGCCCTGCTTGGCCGAGACCGGAATGACGTCGTGCTGGCGCATACCCAGGTGGTCGGCGGTGTAGCTGCGCACCCGGTCGATGGCTTCCTCGGTGTGGCGCTCGCCCTGCAGGTCGTCCCAGAGCACATCAATTTTGTTCAGAACGGCAAAGCGCCCGGCGCGATGGTCCGCGTGCTGGGTGTCGATGTGCTCCTTCCAGATGGTCATGTCACTGGCCGTTACGCCGGTATCGGCGCTGAGCACAAAGAGGATGGCATGAGCCCGCGGCAGCATGCTGATGGTCAGTTCCGGCTCGGAGCCCAGGGCGTTCAGGCCCGGGGTATCCAGAATGCGCAGGCCGCGCTCGAACAGCGGGTGGCGGATACTGATCTGGGCGTTGCGCCAGGCCGGCACCAGCACATTGCCCGGGTTGTTGCGGTCCTGCTCCAGCATGTCTTCGTCAAAGCCCAGGGCCCGAGCTTCGTCCGGCGGTACGCTCTTGACCCGGGCTACCTCGGCCAGCACTTCCCGCATGATCTCGGGGTCGCGCTCATCCAGCTCATGCTTGACCCAGCGCTCCGGCTGCTTTCTCAGTTGCTGCAGGGACAGGTCACCGTTGCGGGTCTCGATCGGCAGCAGGAGCAGGTAGTTCTCGTTGGCACTGCGATCGAAGAACAGCTCGGTGGGGCACATGGTGGT
This sequence is a window from Marinobacter subterrani. Protein-coding genes within it:
- the hemW gene encoding radical SAM family heme chaperone HemW, whose translation is MNPLSVSPPLSLYIHVPWCVRKCPYCDFNSHAATGAIPESAYLDALLEDLEQDLAFASGRPVETVFIGGGTPSLMSGEFYQRLFTHVRARLNISPDAEITLEANPGTLEAGRLEAFRDAGINRLSIGVQSFNANHLKALGRIHDSQAAHRAITAARQAGFENFNIDLMHGLPGQTSEQALEDLRTALHYQPPHLSWYQLTLEPNTEFYSRPPDLPDDDHLWDIYCRGAGFLHQQGYRDYEVSAWSLEGRASRHNLNYWTFGDYLALGAGAHGKISLADGSIRRYWKTRQPEAYLNRIGSRTAGSNSITDEDLPLEFLMNALRLTDGVSEDLFYQRTGLPLSSVGVKLKTVRDDKLLVSDRLQATPLGQRYLNSLLERFL
- a CDS encoding DUF4426 domain-containing protein; the protein is MIKKAICTFRSLLVIALAGLFSVQAQAGSEDFGDYTVLWSVLPSTFLAPDVAKANDLQRSKGIGIVNIAIMKENEDGTLAPVTGQVEGKVSNDIQQVRFLAFRRIQEGDAVYFIAEYQYTSGQLMTFNITARPNGYPNDLAIRFAHTLFSD
- the metX gene encoding homoserine O-succinyltransferase MetX; the protein is MPDSLPADSVGVVTPQTYHFDAPIELACGQTLENYDLVVETYGTLNADASNAVLICHALSGHHHAAGFHSADDRKPGWWDSCIGPGKPIDTDRFFVVSLNNLGGCHGSTGPSSNNPATGKPYGPEFPVITVGDWVKSQALLADRLGIDCWAAVVGGSLGGMQALQWSLDYPDRLRHAVVIASTPRLTAQNIAFNEVARQAITSDREFHDGRYYDFDALPRRGLMLARMVGHITYLSDASMGEKFGRELRDQAYKFGYDAEFQVESYLRYQGERFSESFDANTYLLMTRALDYFDPAYEFGGDLSRALAAATCEYLVLSFSTDWRFTPARSEEMVNAMIAARRKVSYAEVDAPWGHDAFLIPTPRYTDIFNAYMDRVAREVGA
- a CDS encoding accessory factor UbiK family protein; translated protein: MKGPQDIFAQLQGQFGQFVPDMARAAREDFETQARATVMSILARLELVTREEFDAQQAVLLKTREKVDALEKRVADLEKSLQDQ
- a CDS encoding ammonium transporter, with amino-acid sequence MESNIFHLQYAIDTFYFLVCGALVMWMAAGFAMLESGLVRAKNTTEILTKNVALFAISCIMYLVCGYAIMYGGSIFLSGIADVDTTAVLGEFASRDGGFEGGSIYSGASDFFFQVVFVATAMSIVSGAVAERMKLWAFLVFAVFMTGFIYPLEGAWTWGGASVFGMYTLGDLGFSDFAGSGIVHLAGATAALAGVLLLGSRKGKYGPNGEIRAFPGANLPLATLGTFILWMGWFGFNGGSVLKLGDIASANSVAMVFLNTNTAAAGGAVAALITARLMFGKADLTMLLNGALAGLVVITAEPSTPSALTATLFGAFGGVLVVLSIVTMDKLRIDDPVGAISVHGVCGLLGLLLVPVTNSDVSFSGQIIGAITIFVWVFVASLVVWGILKAVMGLRVSEEEEYEGVDLSECGMEAYPEFVSGKQ
- the metW gene encoding methionine biosynthesis protein MetW codes for the protein MRPDLEIIQQWIQPGHHVLDLGCGDGTLLDFLQRERGASGFGLEINPDHITTCMGRGVAVIEQNLDTQGLGNFDNGSFDVVLMTQALQAVRRPDKVLDEMLRVGSEGIVTFPNFAHWRLRWGLALSGRMPESEALPYKWYNTPNIRLCTFKDFEALCRQKGIRIKSRRVVDGQHQNSWLARLWPNLLGEIAIYRIARETEQ
- the trmB gene encoding tRNA (guanosine(46)-N7)-methyltransferase TrmB — encoded protein: MTDQKEPQDHRDAKEESPVTTRRGVRSFVLRQGRMTEGQKKAFERSWPKYGLTREDGMIDPRQVFGRDAMLNLEIGFGMGKSLAEMAEAAPEQDFIGVEVHQPGVGALLKDIEDRGLENVRIYSIDANDVIDLCLPDACLDRVMVFFPDPWHKKRHHKRRLIQHEFVQRVRHKLRVGGILHLATDWENYAEHMMEIMGASEGFANMQESGGYSPRPDDRPVTKFEKRGENLGHGVWDLLFYRTN
- the speE gene encoding polyamine aminopropyltransferase; amino-acid sequence: MTALNDGWFTEVFQDQGTAFSLQVTKKLHEEQTPFQKLEIYQTETFGNLMVLDGCVMLTTRDNFLYHEMMTHPALFTHRDPKKVVIVGGGDCGTLKEVLKHPGVEEAWQVEIDERVTRMSEKYFPELCEANNDPRANFFFGDGIRWMRDIEPNSVDIIIIDSTDPVGPAEGLFALDFYRDAMLALREGGIIVQQSESPLLHTDTIIKGIHEDMRKAGFEHVQTLPFPQPVYPTGWWSCTMASKENPIKYFREDDANNRPFVTRYYNAGIHHGALAMPQFMVDALEDEVRPEEG
- the rdgB gene encoding RdgB/HAM1 family non-canonical purine NTP pyrophosphatase; translated protein: MTEKLVIASNNQGKIAELAELLAPLGMTPVAQGELGVGEAEEPAVTFVENAILKARHAARETGLPALADDSGLAVDALAGRPGVRSARFAGDNATDQDNVKALLEAMKDVPDELRGAQFHCVLVYLRHADDPTPVICHGRWPGSILRAPRGDGGFGYDPVFLAPEQGCSAAEMSRAEKSRISHRGRALKLLAEQLRAEH
- the glnK gene encoding P-II family nitrogen regulator, whose translation is MKLVTAIIKPFKLDDVREALSEIGVQGVTVTEVKGFGRQKGHTELYRGAEYVVDFLPKVKVEVAIGDNLLDQVIESITKAANTGKIGDGKIFVTELEQAIRIRTGETGEEAV
- a CDS encoding YifB family Mg chelatase-like AAA ATPase, with translation MLAIVHSRALIGVSAPAVTVEVHLSGGLPALSIVGLPETGVRESKERVRSALLNAGFEFPARRITINLAPADLPKEGGRFDLPIALGILAASGQVPAESLADCEFLGELSLDGALRPLKGVLPAVLAARQDGRALLVPHGNASEAALASQGDVLAAGHLLTVCEHLSGRARLVPVPKLPLARTLDNAGESPDLSDVRGQRVPRRALEVAAAGGHNLLFFGPPGTGKSMLASRLPGILPELADDAAMEVASVHSVAGLPVRDGGWRQPPFRAPHHTASAVAMVGGGSSPRPGEISLAHRGVLFLDELPEFERRVLEVLREPMETGHISISRAARQVNFPARFQVVGAMNPCPCGYSGHPAVECQCTPQQVTRYRSKISGPLLDRFDLHVEVPVQGGSVLMQQGGDGESSATVRQRVIEARRRQSERGLVNAELSGRDLHAACRLAPQGEQLLAGAMEKLGLSARALHRILRVARTLADLEGCDELRQNHLVEALGYRQLDRQQGRNSVVSA